The following proteins are co-located in the Thermoplasmata archaeon genome:
- the pyk gene encoding pyruvate kinase: protein MSDTKIVVTVGPACDEEIILKKLFVNGLSAVRINTAHAEKGYITKIKNRVEKLNRELNTFVGVMVDLKGPELRTVDTDEFLIRSGATYELSNKTKKGESIQINFPNILETLDAGDNILMSDGKFRFQVVSKSNNGIIVKALDSGTIRDKSRVNVPGKYLDLGVITNKDEMFLKESIKANVDFFALSFVQKRENVEELQKIVMENHGDQAIISKIETKSGLRNLNDIVKVSDFIMVARGDLGVELPLEEIGLIQKKIINESHKYGVPTIVATQMLESMVNASSPTRAEVSDITNAILDNADAVMLSEETAIGKFPEQAVLYLKKILNFVETKTLNFNEPAEFLGNRVAYSISKASKVIAEEIEADGIVAFTRSGNTARMISAVRPGVPIYSVISDQGLARRINLLRGIKPLLVSDKQNLESSEYIAELERMYGIKRGSRLVVTSGAPYFKFGGTNDVMIITAGEFLGRGYPSGKSVRGLVSTNKKTGDILFLDYEIDKIQEHFKNFKGIIFTKPVNHKIMDEIEKLGITGVYNTKMLKKIKEKDTVFIDGYTGIITK from the coding sequence ATGAGCGATACAAAAATTGTAGTTACTGTTGGACCAGCTTGCGATGAAGAAATAATCTTGAAAAAATTATTTGTTAACGGATTGTCAGCAGTAAGAATAAATACGGCACATGCAGAAAAAGGATATATAACAAAAATTAAAAACAGGGTAGAAAAACTTAATAGAGAGCTTAATACGTTCGTGGGAGTGATGGTTGATTTAAAAGGGCCAGAGCTGAGAACAGTTGATACAGATGAGTTTTTGATCAGGTCTGGGGCCACGTATGAACTATCCAATAAAACAAAAAAAGGAGAATCTATCCAGATCAATTTCCCAAATATACTTGAGACCCTTGATGCCGGAGACAATATACTTATGAGTGATGGAAAATTCAGGTTTCAGGTAGTGTCAAAAAGCAATAATGGTATTATCGTAAAAGCTCTGGATAGTGGAACGATCAGAGATAAAAGCAGGGTAAATGTGCCAGGAAAGTATCTGGATCTAGGTGTAATTACAAATAAGGATGAAATGTTCTTAAAAGAAAGCATAAAAGCAAACGTAGACTTTTTTGCTTTGTCATTTGTCCAGAAAAGAGAGAATGTAGAAGAACTTCAAAAAATAGTAATGGAGAATCATGGCGATCAAGCTATAATTTCAAAGATAGAGACAAAAAGTGGGTTAAGAAATCTTAACGACATTGTGAAAGTTTCAGATTTTATAATGGTGGCAAGAGGAGACCTGGGTGTTGAGCTGCCACTGGAAGAGATCGGATTGATTCAGAAAAAGATAATTAATGAATCACACAAATATGGGGTGCCTACAATAGTGGCAACACAAATGCTTGAATCGATGGTTAATGCGAGCTCTCCTACAAGGGCTGAAGTTTCGGATATTACCAATGCTATACTCGATAATGCTGATGCAGTAATGCTGTCTGAAGAAACAGCAATAGGAAAGTTTCCAGAGCAGGCAGTATTATATCTCAAAAAAATATTAAATTTTGTAGAGACAAAAACATTAAATTTTAATGAACCTGCAGAATTTCTGGGAAATCGTGTTGCATATTCTATAAGTAAAGCGTCAAAAGTAATAGCTGAAGAAATTGAAGCAGACGGGATAGTCGCGTTTACCAGATCTGGAAACACCGCCAGAATGATTTCGGCGGTCAGACCGGGAGTGCCTATTTATTCTGTTATTTCTGATCAGGGTTTGGCAAGAAGAATAAATTTGTTGAGAGGCATAAAACCACTGTTAGTGTCAGATAAGCAGAATCTTGAGAGCTCTGAATATATTGCAGAGTTAGAACGAATGTACGGAATAAAAAGAGGATCAAGATTGGTAGTAACCTCCGGAGCACCATATTTTAAATTTGGAGGAACTAATGACGTAATGATCATAACTGCAGGCGAGTTTTTAGGGCGTGGCTATCCTTCTGGAAAATCTGTAAGAGGTTTAGTTTCAACAAATAAAAAAACTGGAGACATACTTTTTTTAGACTATGAAATTGACAAGATTCAAGAACATTTTAAGAATTTTAAAGGTATAATATTTACCAAGCCTGTTAATCACAAAATTATGGATGAGATTGAAAAGCTAGGAATAACGGGTGTGTATAATACTAAAATGCTTAAAAAAATTAAAGAAAAAGATACAGTTTTCATTGACGGCTATACTGGGATTATAACTAAATGA